Part of the Maridesulfovibrio sp. genome, GCCGAACATGTCACGCAGTAGTTTTAGATATCTTTTGACCTGCTTCTCGTTTTCCGGGGAGGGCTGTCCTGTTTTGTATTCCACTACCAAGGCCCGTTTCTCTTCGAGTAGCAGGAGGTCGGCGCGATGGGTTTCGCCCTGCGCATCCATAATGGCTACTTCCGGTCTGCCGTGTTCAATGGCTGCGCGGATATCCGGTACAGATAAAGCCCAGAGAGCCATGTCAGTTACTTCCGGGACCATCACGTCTTCTTCCTCGGTAACAGCCGGGAATTTGGCAAAAGCGGCCTCGGCGCTGCGGCGGCAGTCGGCTTCATCATTCCCGGTGAGGATCAGGTTTTCCATGGCATTATGGGCCAGTTCCCCGCGCATGCGGGCGTCGTATGAATAATCTTCGAGGTTGTGGCGGTAGACGCGTAACCTTGGCAACCAGCCCATAAGTTCCGGTTCAAGGAGTCCCTCTGGATCAGTATCACAGAAATCTTCGCATAGCTTTTCAATGGAAGATTCAGGTTCATTAGGGATGAGTTTCTCTGCAGCAGCTTCCGGCGTAATTCCATATTCAAGCAGGCCGAGATCGTTGAACTTGCCTTCAAGGATTAATTCAATGGCCGCTAAAGCCGGACTTACTCCACGTGTTTTTTCCGAGGGCAGGAAACCGTACAATTCCTGACCGGCGCGAGTCCATGCCACATAGAGCAGGTTCAGCTGCTCACTGAACATGCGGGTCCGGTTTTCATAATAAATATCGCCCAAGCTGCTGCTCATGGGGGTGAGCATGGTCTGTCCGTCGATTTCAATATCCGCCAGAGATGTGTCCGGGCCGGATACCGACCAGTTATGGAATGGTACAACGATAACCGGGAATTCCAGTCCCTTGGACTTATGGATGGTCATAATGCGTACTGCGTTGACCGACTCCGGCAGGGGTACTTTTTCTTCGGCCGATGAAAGTTCCCAGAAATCAAGGAAGGCTGCCAGCGATGTTCCGCGTTTTTCTTCAGCAAGATGAACAACCTCAAGGAAACGGCGGATGTAAAGTTCATCTTGCGGATAGGTTTCGACGAGTTTGAAACGGCTGACCATTTCGCTGGCAAGGTCATAGGGTGTCATCAGTCCCGATTTGCGCAGGAATGGTGAAATCTGCGTGTTCCAGAAATCAGGATAATGCTCGGAAAAGCGGCGGTGCAGCGGGCCCTTGTCCCGTTCGGCCAGCCATTTGAAGAGGTCGTCATGCTCAATATCTGAAATATGACCGAATATTTCCTGCCCGCAGATGAATTCCAGAAATGCAAGGTCGTCCTGCGGGTAATCAAGAAATTTGAGCAGGGAAACCATCTGACGAACTATGGGGTGTCGGTCCAGTTGGAGGCTGTTCTCGGTGATCACCGGAATGGATTTTTCCACCAGCCAGTCACAGACCAGTTGAGCATGTCCATTGGAGCGGACCAGTACGCAGATATCCCGGTATTCGCGGCGGGTGAGCAGTTCTTCCATGAGCAGGTCGAAGTTGCGGCGGGTTTCATCCACAATTTCCTGTGAGCTGGAAGCGAATACACGTTGCAACCGCACGTATCCACCTGTGCGGTCCTGATTTGGCGGCAGTTGCTGGGAGGCTTTGTCAAATGAATGGGAAATCCGCTGGGCAAGTTCGATCTGCTGTTCTTCCGGCCCATTGGGATAGAGCCTTTCCGAAAGGTCCATTGCCAGATCATAGTCTGCCAGCGCATCAAAGAACTCATTGTTAAAGCCGATGACATGCTCAAGGCTGCGCCAGTTGTAGTCGAGATTTGCCGGGGTGAATTCGGAAAGTCCGGTCAATTCCGGGTCCTGCCCCACTTCATCGAATAGTTCGGAACGTCCTCCGCGCCAGCTGTAAATGGCCTGCTTTACATCGCCGACGTAAAAGAGGCTGCCTCGTTTGGAGAGGCATTCCACAGCCAGCGGAATCATGGCATTCCACTGGGCAAGGCTGGTGTCCTGAAATTCGTCAACAAGTAGATGGTGCAAGCGCGATCCCATACGGCAGAATGCATCAGGCAATGCGCTTCCGCCTTGGAGTACATAGCTTGCAACTTTGGGCAGGTCCGCACTGAGCAGCATGCCGTTGCGGGTCTGGTATTCGATAATATCGGCCCGGATTTCCTCTACAATGCGTACGAACGGAGCCAGAGCGTATGCCCCGCGCAGGATAGTCGCCTTGTCGCGGTAGATTTCGTGAGCCTGTTTTAAATCAGCGTATAATTTTTCATGGTAGGAACTGATGTCGTCTTTGGATTTTTTATTAACGCAATCTTCAAAGCTGTCCTTGGCAACCATTGTCGATTCCTTGGGCAGATCCATGAAATCGATTTTTGCGGCATGCTCCAGATATTTTTTCAGGTGCGCCGAAGCCGCAAGTTTGTCTGTATCAATCAGTGCTGATAAATCGCGTACGGCCTTTTGGAATGCATCAAATTCAATTTGCAGCAGTCCGGCTATTTCCTCCTGATCAGTGAGCCTTTCAGCCGGATGGTCGATGACGTGAGTAAGGATGGAAAGCAGGCGCATTCGCATTTGTTCGGCCAGCCAGAATCCCTGCTTTTCTTCTTTGAGCACTAGGCTGTCTACGGCATCGTCCAGCAATTCCTTACGCAACAGGTCGCCTTCCTCGCATTGAGCCAGAAATTTATTGAAGTTAGGCTCGAACAAGGCCTGCGGTTCAAATAGCAGTTCGAATTCCGGACTTAGACCCAATTCAAGGGCGAAGATACGCACCAGCAGGTTCAGCAAACTATCAATAGTTCGGATATTCAACCGATTGTAGCGTTGCAGGATGGGGATGAGTTGCTTCTTAGCGTCCAGCGGTTTCCAGTCCGCCCCCAGACCGTCGCCTTCTATGTCCAAGGCGCGGTTTTTCAGGGAACGGATTACGCGCTCCTTCATCTCAGCCGCAGCTTTGTTGGTGAAGGTTACAGCCATGATTTCAGGCCAGCAGTAGCCTTTACCCTGCGAGCTTTTACAGACCGGGACGGAATCTTCTTCCTGTGCCCCGGCTAAGAGAGATAAAAAACGTCCGGTAAGTTCATATGTCTTACCGGAACCGGCAGAAGCCTTAACTTGTTTTAGCATTTATTGGTTTGCCTCCGGAGGCAAAGAATTCAACAATTTTATTTTCCATGACAATCATAAGCACAGCAGCAATAATCAAGGCACTGCCGATGTATCCGGTCCAGTCGAAACTTTCGTTCCACCACAGCCATGCTAGCACTGCGGCGATTACCGGTTCGATGGTGGCGATAACCGATGCTGCGGTTGGTTCCAGCCATTTAAGGCCGGCATAGTAGATGGAATACGCTCCGTAAGTACAAATCAGGGCCAGCGCAATGATGCTCATCCATGAAGTCCCGGTTTTCGGGGTGAATTCAAAGAAGGGCAACAGGCAGAGCGCGCCGATGGGCAGGGCATATAAAAATATTGTTGGTGTGGTGTAGCGGGCAAATATGGTTTTGCCGTATATATAGTAGAGTGCGTATGTGAACCCGGAAGTGAGTCCGAAAATGATACCCGGCCAAGTGAAGGACATCTTTGTTCCTGTTCCGAAAATCTGTGGTCCGAGAGAAACGCAGGCGACACCGAAGATGGTGATCAGCATGGCTGATATTTTGATAGGAGTCATTCTTTCGCCCAGCAACAGCCAAGACATGAAGGCCACCCATGCCGGGGCTGTGTAGAGCAGGACCGAGGCCAATGCCGCGCCCACGTCCTGTACTGCCAACTGGTAGGAACCGTAAAATATTGTAACTCCTACGAAACCGAATCCGATAATCTGGGGCAGGTCCTTGATGTCTATTTTGACAGCCCGGATGCGGCAGGCGTGGACAGCAAAGAGCATCCATGCGAAAACAGCCCGCCAGAAGGCATTCTCAAGCGGGGCCACTCCTTGTTCGATTGGGAATTTGGAGATGGGACCGATCAGCCCCCACATGATCGCGGCACAGATGACGAAAATACAGCCTTTAATATTCACGGCAAAACCTGCTATCTTGGGAAAAGGTTGATGAAGGTCATTGGGCAGCTTAAAAGTGTGTACTTGTTTTAAAAACGGCCACTTGAACAAATTCCATTGTGCTTAGTGAGTTGTATGCTGTTTCCCTTGCAGCGTAAACCCCGTTCGATGAATTGGAACGGTAATCAGCTACCAGAAACGGAAGATAAAGAATTGAATGAAATTGACAGAATTATAGCGGATGATAGCGATGAAGGCTTGCGTCTGGATAAATTTTTATTCAAGCTGCTGCCCGACAGCGGATTGCGTGAACGCAGGCGTCTGATTGAAAGCGGTTTTGTGATGGTTAATGGCCGCAGTTGCCGTTCGGGATTGAAGATGT contains:
- a CDS encoding UvrD-helicase domain-containing protein, with protein sequence MLKQVKASAGSGKTYELTGRFLSLLAGAQEEDSVPVCKSSQGKGYCWPEIMAVTFTNKAAAEMKERVIRSLKNRALDIEGDGLGADWKPLDAKKQLIPILQRYNRLNIRTIDSLLNLLVRIFALELGLSPEFELLFEPQALFEPNFNKFLAQCEEGDLLRKELLDDAVDSLVLKEEKQGFWLAEQMRMRLLSILTHVIDHPAERLTDQEEIAGLLQIEFDAFQKAVRDLSALIDTDKLAASAHLKKYLEHAAKIDFMDLPKESTMVAKDSFEDCVNKKSKDDISSYHEKLYADLKQAHEIYRDKATILRGAYALAPFVRIVEEIRADIIEYQTRNGMLLSADLPKVASYVLQGGSALPDAFCRMGSRLHHLLVDEFQDTSLAQWNAMIPLAVECLSKRGSLFYVGDVKQAIYSWRGGRSELFDEVGQDPELTGLSEFTPANLDYNWRSLEHVIGFNNEFFDALADYDLAMDLSERLYPNGPEEQQIELAQRISHSFDKASQQLPPNQDRTGGYVRLQRVFASSSQEIVDETRRNFDLLMEELLTRREYRDICVLVRSNGHAQLVCDWLVEKSIPVITENSLQLDRHPIVRQMVSLLKFLDYPQDDLAFLEFICGQEIFGHISDIEHDDLFKWLAERDKGPLHRRFSEHYPDFWNTQISPFLRKSGLMTPYDLASEMVSRFKLVETYPQDELYIRRFLEVVHLAEEKRGTSLAAFLDFWELSSAEEKVPLPESVNAVRIMTIHKSKGLEFPVIVVPFHNWSVSGPDTSLADIEIDGQTMLTPMSSSLGDIYYENRTRMFSEQLNLLYVAWTRAGQELYGFLPSEKTRGVSPALAAIELILEGKFNDLGLLEYGITPEAAAEKLIPNEPESSIEKLCEDFCDTDPEGLLEPELMGWLPRLRVYRHNLEDYSYDARMRGELAHNAMENLILTGNDEADCRRSAEAAFAKFPAVTEEEDVMVPEVTDMALWALSVPDIRAAIEHGRPEVAIMDAQGETHRADLLLLEEKRALVVEYKTGQPSPENEKQVKRYLKLLRDMFGKKKELRGLLVYLDGKFTREVNI
- a CDS encoding EamA family transporter, translating into MNIKGCIFVICAAIMWGLIGPISKFPIEQGVAPLENAFWRAVFAWMLFAVHACRIRAVKIDIKDLPQIIGFGFVGVTIFYGSYQLAVQDVGAALASVLLYTAPAWVAFMSWLLLGERMTPIKISAMLITIFGVACVSLGPQIFGTGTKMSFTWPGIIFGLTSGFTYALYYIYGKTIFARYTTPTIFLYALPIGALCLLPFFEFTPKTGTSWMSIIALALICTYGAYSIYYAGLKWLEPTAASVIATIEPVIAAVLAWLWWNESFDWTGYIGSALIIAAVLMIVMENKIVEFFASGGKPINAKTS